In the Hordeum vulgare subsp. vulgare chromosome 7H, MorexV3_pseudomolecules_assembly, whole genome shotgun sequence genome, one interval contains:
- the LOC123407651 gene encoding protein ENHANCED DISEASE RESISTANCE 2-like, with protein MSSSASRREAARSGELGRTCGADGPPPRPAPAPARSGELLPKGGCPDAAAAAVPVRHEGWMVRYGRRKIGRSFFHTRYFVLDNKLLAYYKKQPKDNNMVPLKSLLVDGNCRVEDRGLKTHHGQMVYVLCVYNKKEKDNPISMGARNIEEALVWKKKIELLIDLQQDTMTAKNRKAFASLDFDMDLGGPLSFSDPDSGPEDEEEPRPLLLRRTTIGKGLPDSVHDWTKEPDIGLSNQNDTNQANSRKNWRLLRCQNGLRIFEELVEVEYLARSCSRSMRAVGVVEATCEAIFGLIMSMDVTRYEWDCSFQYGSLVEEVDGHTAILYHRLQLNWCSMVVWPRDLCYVRYWRRNDDGSYVVLFRSTEHPNCGPQPGFARASIESGGFKITPLKPVNGRPRTQVQHLMQIDLKGWGVNYVTSFQYHSVLQMLNCVAGLREYFSQNDDVHTIPRIPVMNTMASVATVKKDQKHQKADSKTKQADSANENSDMIDDESEDDDDFQAPESSLEEDGDVDSDAKCSDPIDLSCFSGIIRQDANEKSRNSWSVPDSNIFKVRSKNFSHDKSKVSAGKYLMELVAADWFKDTKRMDHVAKRKGCAAQVAAEKGMFSFVVNIQIPGSTHHSLILYFVTNSLKKGSLLQRFADGDDDFRNSRLKLIPSVPKGSWIVRQSVGSTPCLLGKAVDCSYIRGPEYIEVDVDIGSSAVANGVLGLVFGVVTSLVVDMAFLIQANTYDELPEQLIGAARFSHIEPSAAVVPVLDDTSSAVE; from the exons ATGAGCTCGTCGGCTTCGAggagggaggcggcgaggagcGGGGAGCTCGGGCGGACGTGCGGAGCGGATGGCCCTCCCCCTAGGCCTGCCCCCGCCCCGGCGCGGAGCGGGGAGCTGCTGCCCAAGGGCGGCTGCCCCGACGCCGCGGCTGCGGCGGTGCCGGTGCGGCACGAGGGGTGGATGGTGCGGTACGGGCGGCGCAAGATCGGGAGGTCCTTCTTCCACACCCGCTACTTCgtgctcgacaacaagctcctcgCATACTACAAGAAGCAGCCCAAGGACAACAACATG GTGCCACTTAAGTCTCTTCTAGTAGATGGGAACTGCAGAGTGGAGGATAGAGGGCTTAAAACACATCATGGACAA ATGGTTTACGTTCTGTGTGTCTACAACAAGAAAGAAAAGGACAATCCAATCTCG ATGGGTGCACGTAATATCGAGGAGGCCCTAGTGTGGAAAAAGAAGATAGAGCTCCTTATCGATCTG CAACAGGACACTATGACAGCTAAAAACCGTAAAGCTTTTGCATCACTGGACTTCGACATGGATCTTGGAGGACCGCTTTCGTTCTCTGACCCTGATAGTGG ACCTGAAGACGAAGAGGAACCCCGTCCCTTGCTGCTTCGTAGGACAACTATAGGGAAGG GCCTTCCTGATTCTGTACATGACTGGACCAAAGAGCCTGATATTGGTCTGTCAAATCAGAACGACACCAATCAAGCTAATTCTAGAAAGAACTGGCGGCTGCTTAGATGCCAAAATG GGTTGCGCATCTTTGAAGAACTTGTGGAGGTCGAATACCTT GCAAGAAGCTGTAGCCGATCAATGAGAGCTGTTGGTGTCGTGGAAGCCACATGTGAAGCCATTTTTGGGCTGATAATGAGTATGGATGTAACAAGATATGA GTGGGATTGTAGCTTCCAATATGGGAGTTTAGTTGAAGAGGTTGATGGTCACACTGCAATACTATATCATCGGCTACAGCTGAACTGGTGTTCAAT GGTTGTTTGGCCACGAGATCTTTGTTATGTACGATATTGGCGGCGCAACGACGATGGAAGTTATG TTGTGCTGTTTCGATCTACTGAACACCCGAACTGTGGTCCCCAACCAGGGTTTGCGAGGGCTTCTATTGAAA GTGGAGGTTTCAAGATCACTCCTCTCAAACCCGTGAATGGAAGACCTCGCACTCAAGTTCAACACCTTATGCAAATTGATCTCAAAGGATGGGGTGTGAATTATGTCACATCATTCCAGTACCACTCTGTGCTGCAGATGCTGAACTGCGTTGCTG GATTGCGTGAATACTTTTCCCAAAATGATGACGTTCACACAATTCCGAGGATTCCTGTGATGAATACTATGGCTAGTGTGGCCACCGTTAAAAAGGATCAGAAACATCAAAAGGCTGACTCAAAGACCAAACAAGCAGACTCGGCTAACGAAAATTCAGATATGATAGATGATGAgtcagaagatgatgatgactttCAAGCTCCTGAATCTAGCTTGGAG GAAGATGGCGATGTTGACAGTGACGCAAAGTGCTCTG ATCCAATAGATCTGTCCTGCTTTTCGGGCATTATTCGTCAGGATGCAAATGAGAAAAGCCGTAACAGTTGGTCAGTACCTGATAGCAATATCTTCAAAGTCCGTAGCAAGAACTTTTCACATGACAAATCAAAG GTATCTGCAGGGAAGTACCTTATGGAGCTTGTCGCAGCCGACTGGTTTAAGGATACCAAGCGCATGGATCATGTTGCCAAGCGTAAAGGATGTGCTGCTCAG GTTGCTGCTGAGAAGGGGATGTTCAGCTTTGTAGTAAACATACAA ATTCCCGGGTCAACTCATCACAGTTTGATCCTCTACTTTGTCACAAATTCCTTGAAAAAAGGATCGCTCTTGCAGCGTTTTGCCGATGGTGACGATGATTTCCGGAACAGCAGACTGAAGCTTATCCCATCTGTTCCAAAG GGATCTTGGATAGTTCGACAAAGTGTTGGAAGTACCCCTTGCTTATTGGGAAAGGCTGTTGATTGCAGCTATATTCGTGGCCCGGAGTACATTGAA GTTGATGTAGACATTGGATCCTCAGCAGTAGCCAATGGTGTTCTAGGCTTGGTCTTCGGTGTAGTTACCAGTTTGGTAGTCGATATGGCTTTTCTCATACAG GCAAACACATACGACGAGCTCCCGGAGCAACTCATAGGCGCCGCACGGTTCTCGCACATCGAGCCCTCCGCCGCAGTAGTTCCCGTGCTTGATGACACTTCCTCAGCTGTGGAGTGA